Proteins encoded in a region of the Veillonella parvula genome:
- a CDS encoding LPO_1073/Vpar_1526 family protein, whose translation MSNLIPYFVLAVVALGFFAVCYAVFSGGDGESKAKEKSYKNISNKNNLKEHHDVIFATESQEGNVTITHTSGTNVYTASIPDTVETVVGEEREPAESLVDPIDTSYNRRSTLKSNSSHVSEGEYALALGSDNGTPIGSDNGTPIGSDNGTPIGDETIVMTAVSDLNQANQANQGVTPLVDKTIVLDVVTDELLNNANSVEDTIAMGESVEAFEAYEAGSIDATQMIGGANEIQTAEGPSVLDETRLFDASEIEAQLAATSLTEEEEPHGQWAKAAHEDKCVELAIAPFVHSFGVLHGDTQHYVESITRDALAALNITKIVEVNALLENIVIQEALMSMQKAYAATNTEWMKSAALGAFLDVVQSPKSSTPYLVAFDALRVLPHLTLGHFQVMALTLLLQYSRNSNNYGLIHFQHYVEKYIEPFISDLPRNDSFYRQLDYLRCTQEEQEPITLCQVLSNSYPFVFNYRGFSKEELFRATDGHGVDPRYVVRSLNSNLYKLALVDESLAPQFFRQTRISNAMVQRDLLALMKSKPTAFRGQEARDIMDDISPVLLDLADVFDSTPMSKISLTLLGLYLGRAHVKATIGEEFDLSHWF comes from the coding sequence ATGTCAAACCTAATACCGTATTTTGTATTAGCCGTCGTGGCATTGGGATTCTTTGCTGTTTGCTATGCTGTTTTTAGCGGTGGTGATGGTGAAAGTAAGGCAAAAGAAAAATCCTATAAAAACATAAGTAATAAAAATAATCTTAAAGAGCATCATGATGTTATATTTGCAACGGAGTCGCAAGAGGGCAATGTAACAATCACACATACGAGTGGGACTAATGTATATACTGCATCAATTCCGGATACAGTTGAAACGGTGGTCGGTGAAGAGCGAGAACCGGCTGAATCTCTGGTTGATCCTATAGATACCTCTTATAATAGAAGAAGTACTCTAAAGTCTAATTCAAGTCATGTTTCAGAGGGAGAATATGCGTTAGCATTAGGTTCGGATAATGGAACACCAATAGGTTCGGATAATGGAACACCAATAGGTTCGGATAATGGCACACCAATAGGGGATGAAACCATTGTGATGACAGCCGTATCAGATCTTAATCAAGCTAATCAAGCTAATCAAGGTGTTACTCCGTTGGTGGATAAAACTATTGTCCTCGATGTTGTTACAGATGAACTTCTCAATAACGCAAACTCTGTTGAAGATACAATTGCTATGGGTGAATCTGTGGAAGCCTTTGAAGCTTATGAAGCGGGTAGCATAGATGCTACGCAGATGATAGGTGGTGCGAACGAAATACAAACCGCGGAAGGCCCATCGGTATTAGATGAAACGCGTTTGTTTGATGCTTCTGAAATTGAAGCACAATTGGCGGCAACAAGTTTAACTGAAGAGGAGGAACCGCATGGTCAATGGGCAAAAGCGGCGCATGAGGATAAATGCGTTGAGTTGGCTATAGCACCATTTGTTCATTCCTTTGGGGTGTTACATGGTGATACGCAACACTATGTAGAATCTATTACAAGAGATGCTTTAGCAGCTCTCAATATTACAAAAATTGTTGAAGTGAATGCATTACTAGAGAATATTGTTATTCAAGAAGCGTTGATGAGTATGCAAAAGGCATATGCCGCTACAAATACAGAGTGGATGAAGTCCGCTGCGTTAGGTGCTTTTCTAGATGTGGTTCAATCTCCTAAATCTAGTACGCCATACCTCGTAGCTTTTGATGCATTACGTGTATTACCTCATTTAACTTTAGGTCACTTCCAAGTTATGGCCTTAACATTATTGTTACAATATTCTAGAAACTCTAATAACTATGGATTGATTCATTTCCAACATTATGTGGAAAAATATATTGAGCCATTCATCTCTGATTTGCCTCGAAATGATTCCTTCTATCGCCAGCTAGACTATTTACGCTGTACACAAGAAGAACAAGAGCCTATCACTTTATGCCAAGTGTTGTCTAATTCATATCCGTTTGTATTTAACTATCGTGGTTTTTCTAAGGAAGAACTCTTCCGTGCTACAGATGGTCATGGTGTAGATCCACGTTATGTGGTGCGTAGCTTGAATTCCAATCTTTATAAATTAGCCTTGGTAGATGAGTCTTTGGCACCACAATTCTTTAGACAAACACGAATTTCTAATGCGATGGTTCAACGTGATCTTTTAGCTCTGATGAAGAGCAAACCTACTGCTTTCAGGGGCCAAGAGGCGCGTGATATTATGGATGATATTTCACCGGTTCTATTGGATTTAGCTGATGTCTTTGATAGCACGCCAATGTCTAAAATTAGCTTAACATTGTTAGGCCTTTACTTAGGCCGTGCTCATGTGAAAGCAACCATTGGTGAAGAATTTGATTTGTCTCATTGGTTCTGA